In the Gossypium arboreum isolate Shixiya-1 chromosome 10, ASM2569848v2, whole genome shotgun sequence genome, one interval contains:
- the LOC108452894 gene encoding sedoheptulose-1,7-bisphosphatase, chloroplastic: METSVTCYARGIVLPGVSSKHSSALVSPPSISPSFSSKSLKTSSLFGESLRVVPRSSLKVSKAKNTTSLVTKCEIGESLEEFLTKATTDKALIRLMMCMGEALRTIAFKVRTASCGGTACVNSFGDEQLAVDLLANKLLFEALTYSHFCKYACSEEIPELQDMGGPAEGGFSVAFDPLDGSSIVDTNFTVGTIFGVWPGDKLTGVTGRDQVAAAMGIFGPRTTYVLALKDIPGTHEFLLLDEGKWQHVKDTYEIGEGKMFSPGNLRATFDNPEYDKLINFYVREKYTLRYTGGMVPDVNQIIVKEKGIFTNVASPSAKAKLRLLFEVAPLGFLIEKAGGYSSDGQKSVLDKVIENLDDRTQVAYGSKNEIIRFEETLYGSSRLNAGVPVGATA, encoded by the exons ATGGAGACTAGTGTCACGTGCTACGCTCGTGGGATTGTTCTTCCTGGTGTCTCTTCTAAGCACTCCTCGGCATTAGTCTCCCCTCCATCCATATCTCCTTCCTTCAGCTCTAAG AGCCTTAAAACAAGTTCACTATTTGGAGAATCATTAAGGGTTGTTCCAAGGTCATCATTGAAGGTTTCAAAGGCAAAGAACACTACTTCACTAGTGACAAAATGTGAAATTGGAGAGTCTTTG GAAGAGTTTCTCACAAAGGCAACAACAGATAAGGCATTGATTAGATTAATGATGTGTATGGGTGAAGCATTAAGAACAATTGCTTTTAAAGTTAGAACAGCTTCATGTGGTGGTACTGCTTGTGTTAATTCCTTTGGTGATGAACAACTTGCTGTTGATCTACTTGCCAACAAGCTTCTTTTTGAG GCTTTGACATACTCGCACTTTTGCAAATACGCGTGCTCCGAAGAAATTCCCGAGCTTCAAGACATGGGAGGACCTGCTGAAG GTGGATTCAGTGTTGCTTTCGATCCGCTCGATGGTTCCAGCATTGTCGATACAAATTTCACCGTAGGTACCATCTTTGGTGTTTGGCCTGGTGATAAGTTAACCGGTGTAACGGGGCGAGACCAAGTGGCTGCCGCGATGGGAATTTTCGGTCCTCGAACAACATATGTTCTCGCACTTAAGGACATCCCTGGCACCCATGAATTCCTCCTCCTTGATGAAG GAAAATGGCAACATGTGAAGGACACTTATGAGATTGGTGAAGGAAAAATGTTCTCCCCTGGAAATTTGAGAGCTACATTTGATAACCCCGAATATGACAAG TTGATCAACTTTTATGTAAGAGAGAAATACACATTGAGGTACACTGGTGGAATGGTACCTGATGTCAACCAG ATCATTGTTAAAGAGAAAGGAATATTTACAAATGTGGCCTCACCATCTGCCAAGGCCAAGCTGAGATTGTTATTTGAGGTAGCACCATTGGGGTTCTTGATTGAGAAAGCGGGTGGTTATAGCAGCGATGGGCAAAAATCGGTGCTTGACAAAGTGATCGAGAACCTCGACGATAGGACTCAAGTCGCGTACGGTTCTAAGAACGAGATTATACGGTTTGAAGAAACGTTATACGGATCGTCGAGGCTTAATGCAGGGGTCCCTGTTGGAGCTACTGCTTAA
- the LOC108451588 gene encoding uncharacterized protein LOC108451588: MASFNGHISVAAVETEGKKRKWHGSVSGIVDSLLDKVWTIVSQSKRLSQWMPMVEQCIDLVGDEGVPGYVRLVSGFMFPQQDGERSWIKERLVTMDSTSHSYVYKMEASNVGLDGSINSLKLIDYGDGSTLVNWSFEIDPLEGTFEDNIIDYLGFLYKSCINRIQGAIEDANKKVYETC, translated from the exons ATGGCTTCTTTTAACGGTCATATTAGCGTTGCC GCCGTCGAAACCGAGGGAAAGAAGCGTAAATGGCACGGATCGGTGAGTGGGATAGTTGATTCACTCCTTGACAAGGTTTGGACAATTGTTTCTCAATCAAAAAGGTTATCACAATGGATGCCGATGGTCGAGCAGTGCATAGACTTAGTAGGGGACGAAGGTGTTCCTGGGTACGTTCGTCTAGTTTCTGGCTTCATGTTCCCTCAACAAGATGGAGAAAGGTCGTGGATAAAAGAGAGGTTGGTCACAATGGACTCGACATCACATAGTTATGTATACAAAATGGAAGCAAGCAATGTGGGATTAGATGGATCTATAAATTCCTTGAAACTTATAGATTATGGAGATGGGTCAACATTGGTCAATTGGTCATTTGAGATTGATCCTTTAGAAGGTACATTTGAGGATAACATCATTGAttatcttggatttctctatAAATCTTGTATTAATAGAATCCAAGGTGCCATTGAAGATGCTAACAAGAAAGTGTATGAAACTTGTTGA
- the LOC108450819 gene encoding laccase-22-like has translation MVSSKFKQDKRLETKAAVLSMVCWVRTLLFISVLVPAFVECRIRHYHFNVVVKNETKLCSTKPIVTVNGKFPGQTLYAREGDNVLVRLTNHVQYNVTIHWHGVRQLRTGWSDGPAYITQCPIQPGQNFLYNFTLTGQRGTLLWHAHISWLRSTVHGAIVILPKKGVPYPFPKPYKEKVIVLGEWWKADTEAVVNQAMQTGLPPNISDAHTINGHPGPVPNCSSDDAYTLHVETGKTYLLRVINAALNDELFFKIANHNLTVVEVDACYTKPLETDTLFLGPGQTTTALLKADQGIGKYLIAISPFMDTVVAVDNLTGMGYLRYNHTLAFTPTTFVPIPSVNATPLTSVFSDSLRSLNSKQYLANVPLTIDHSLFFTIGVGINPCATCFNGSRAVAAINNVSFVMPTTAILQAHYYGINGVFTDDFPAKPAIPFNYTGTPPSGIQTMNGTKVYRLAYNSTVQLVIQGNTIVAPESHPTHLHGSNFFVVGRGVGNFDPDKDPLKFNLVDPVERNTVSVPTAGWTAIRFRADNPGIWFFHCHLEVHTTWGLKMAFLVENGKGPNESIEPPPSDLPKC, from the exons ATGGTTTCTTCTAAATTTAAACAAGACAAGAGGTTAGAGACGAAAGCAGCTGTTTTAAGTATGGTTTGTTGGGTTCGGACATTGTTGTTTATTTCTGTTTTGGTTCCTGCATTTGTGGAGTGCCGGATTCGGCATTACCATTTCAAT GTGGTTGTAAAAAATGAAACGAAGCTTTGTTCGACCAAGCCGATTGTGACCGTGAATGGGAAGTTTCCGGGACAGACACTTTATGCTCGAGAAGGCGACAACGTGCTCGTAAGGCTAACTAATCATGTTCAATACAACGTTACAATCCATTG GCATGGGGTACGGCAACTTCGAACCGGTTGGTCCGATGGACCAGCATATATCACTCAGTGTCCAATTCAACCAGGCCAAAACTTTCTTTATAACTTCACATTAACAGGTCAAAGAGGGACACTCCTTTGGCATGCACATATTTCGTGGTTGAGATCGACTGTGCATGGTGCTATTGTTATCTTGCCCAAAAAAGGTGTACCTTATCCGTTCCCGAAACCGTATAAGGAAAAAGTCATCGTATTAG GGGAATGGTGGAAAGCGGATACTGAAGCCGTGGTGAACCAAGCAATGCAAACTGGTTTGCCTCCGAATATATCAGATGCACACACGATTAATGGCCATCCGGGGCCAGTTCCTAACTGTTCTTCCGATG ATGCATATACTTTACATGTCGAAACTGGGAAAACCTATCTACTTCGGGTCATCAATGCCGCGCTGAACGATGAACTCTTTTTCAAAATTGCAAACCACAATCTAACCGTTGTGGAAGTCGATGCGTGTTATACGAAACCCTTGGAAACCGATACATTATTTCTCGGTCCAGGACAAACCACAACTGCACTTCTTAAAGCAGATCAAGGCATTGGCAAGTACTTAATAGCTATATCTCCATTTATGGACACTGTCGTTGCGGTCGATAACTTGACCGGAATGGGATACTTACGATACAATCACACCCTTGCCTTTACACCAACTACCTTTGTTCCCATCCCTTCCGTAAATGCAACACCCCTGACATCGGTTTTTTCTGATTCTCTTCGAAGCCTTAATTCGAAACAATACCTTGCCAACGTCCCTTTAACCATCGATCATTCACTATTTTTCACCATCGGGGTCGGGATTAACCCTTGCGCCACATGTTTTAATGGTTCACGAGCCGTAGCAGCTATTAACAATGTATCCTTTGTCATGCCAACTACAGCAATCCTTCAAGCACATTACTACGGAATAAATGGCGTTTTCACCGATGATTTCCCAGCAAAGCCGGCAATACCGTTCAATTATACCGGCACTCCACCGTCTGGTATACAAACGATGAATGGTACCAAGGTATACAGATTGGCCTATAATTCAACAGTTCAACTTGTGATCCAAGGGAACACTATAGTAGCACCCGAGAGCCATCCAACCCATCTTCACGGATCCAACTTCTTCGTAGTCGGTAGAGGGGTTGGAAACTTCGATCCGGATAAGGATCCATTGAAATTCAATCTTGTCGATCCGGTTGAACGGAACACAGTAAGCGTACCAACTGCAGGGTGGACTGCAATAAGATTCAGAGCAGATAACCCAG GGATCTGGTTTTTTCATTGCCATTTGGAAGTTCATACAACATGGGGACTTAAGATGGCATTCTTGGTGGAAAACGGAAAAGGCCCGAACGAGTCGATCGAGCCGCCTCCGAGCGATCTTCCGAAGTGTTGA